In Leptodactylus fuscus isolate aLepFus1 chromosome 9, aLepFus1.hap2, whole genome shotgun sequence, the genomic window CTTATAATAGGCCAATTGCCCTTTCACATTGTTAGTATAGTGTACACCTAATACACCATCCCAGTTTAGTGTATGTTTTGGTGAAAGCCTGAAGAATAAAAACAGCACCAAGACATGATACATTTAACTAGAAAATAATTTATTAAAGTAGACATTTGCACAACACTAAAACCACATAACCTATATGTACAACATGCACAACGCTCCCAACCTCCACCCAACTTAGGAACTGTTTGCTCGTTTGCTTTTGGCCTTGCGGACTTCTTCTATTAGGTCTTTTAGATACTGGATCTCTTTTGCTAAAGAATCTGCCTTTTCTTTAAGGATGTCATTTTTTGATTCCAGTTCTCTGCACTCTGAAGATATTGCATCTTGTTCTGCTCTCTTCTTCTGCCGGTAGCGAGTGGCTGCTGTTTTGTTCTGCtccattttcttctttttcttgtcTACTTTGGGTTGCCCTACAGTTTTTACCTTTGCCGAGACTTCTCTATCCTTTGAGGGAAGATCATAGGGTTTGGGTCTCTCAGAAACAGGGGATGAGGGGGAGGACTGAACACTACTAGGGTATTCAAGACTAGATGTGGGACTGTGCTGGGGAGATTCCAGATATGATGGGCTCATATATATGCCACTGTCGTTATCTGAGGAATCCTCCTTCTCACACTTTACAGTTTCCAAGGTATATGCAGCTGAGGACCTTTTATCCTCCTCGGCAACATCTACCTCACTGCCTACATCTAAGATAAAGGAATGGTCTGGGCTGGAGACTTCAGACTTTATTGAATTTGGACTCATAGGGGCCACCTGATCTGCCTCCAGTGAAGGTCTAACAAGAGAGATTTTGTCTGGTGTTGGCACGTATTGACCAAACACCACTGGGAGAGGTGGGTCCTCTAGGAGATCACACGAGTCATCCAACGTGGCCATGAGCTCATCTGGAGAGACGGTGGATTCCAGATCTTCCATCCCAAGCAGGGAATCAAAATCAAACTCCTTCAGGTCCATCTTTTCCACCATCCAATCCATGCCGGAGAAGGCATCCCCTGGAAACAAAAGAGATTTCAGTCTCAGTTGAACTTATGGGTTGCGTTTTATTTCactttaaggctgaagctccacaCCAAAGCAGTGTTTTCACAAAGTGGAGGGGACTCtaggtaatcccatccacacattgcataaaaatccAAAAGTGGAAAAGCAGAGTTTTCAAAAACTCACATTGATGAaaatcgcaccatgtcaattatacctgcagaaatgttgGCGTttgccatataggtataataggggcagtaaGTCCAGAGGAAACCTCAGCAAAATTGCATTTCCACAGTGGTTTTTGCTGAACTTCATTATGTAGGCCTTATCCTAAAGTGGTTGTACCATGATCAACCCCCCAAATACACACTTAAGCATTTTATCTGAGCCCCACAAGAATGGGTTTCCAGGTTGCTCTTTGGACAGATTGTCAGAAACGGTAAAGTactgttttaggctaagttcagacggagtattttgaATTGGAATCTGAGGCTgcgtcaggttccggtccaaaatacggggtaGCTGCGTCTGAATGCCGACGCagtacactggcatccagtcacggtactgcaatccggattaggcccaaatgaatgggcctagtcagaagcgtcttcaggcggattcgcgaggcgcaatctgcctaaagaatgagcacgtccattctttttttttccaggagccggaacaaacggctcctggaaaaaaaaactaaaacctgaccggctcccattgatttcaatgggagctgtcttttaggtcaggattttgaggcaaatatggcctcaaaatcctgaccaaaaaacttgttAGGGTCAAATTCTCTATCCAAATGGACAAAGCTTTTTCTTGACACaaccattttaaagaggacctttcaccacctctacataTTTAATAGCTGCTCTaccaattccagcacagttgcaattttctctctagcccggactgttcctgagcaatcagtacagtTAATTTTAGCCCccaatatactatttaggctgtgAGCGGTGTCTGACATAAGCACACAAGGTGTGCAGTTCTGACGCTTACTGCCTCATTCACACTCACTGCCTGACATTAGAGTcttaatagcacatcagacaccaaaactatagTTTGTTGCTCAGGCATGGAGGAAGCTAaacagaaaattccaactgtgccaaaaatcAGTGGAGCTCCATCTATTAACAGATGTAAGACCCTGGTGAAGTAGTGTCATCTTTAAATGACCTCATAATAATAAGTATGTTATAAAATCATGTTTGATATGTCAGTGTAGCAGGAAAATCCTGGCTTTACTAGTAAAGGATTCAATGAATTCCTATATCTTAAAGATTACATCAACATGGAAAAGTCCAATTCTTATgtctatcagtgatgtcagtagttTCATGTTTGACCACTGCCACTACATCATCTCTAGCTTTCCCAGTCCATTCATATATCAGCTTTATATTAACATCTAGATAGAAAAGTTCCAAatgggtataaaaaaaaaaatcccctttctGGAATTCTGTCGTCATATAAAGGTCAACCATCACTCATTTGCCTTTCTCATATTCATCTATAACCTTCATCCTTACCCTGGAAACTGCCAAGAGATTCCTCCAGAGGCAGCAGATCGGAGACGCCATTCTTAGCCTTATCGCTGGACAACCCATGCAATGGGAGGTACCCGGGGACCTCGATGCAGTCATCCAAGAGACCCAAACCTTCCTCAGCCGCCAAAAACGACTGGTTGAAGGGGGACAAAAAGTCCCCCAACAACATCTCTTCGCTCAAAAGGCTCATCTTTTTCAGGTACCAGAGCTTTCAGGTAGAAAGTGGATTTTGAGCTTTCTTTCTTGTATACAGCAATGCTGCTGTGGGATACCTTGGGAAGCCTGTGAAAGAGAGAAAAATACATAAACGTAGGTGAGGAGAACCATATTGACCAGCCAGCCctgtctcctctcctcaggctgacAGCTGCGGCTTCCTCATGCCCATATATGGTAACTTCCCCTACGGCCACTCCCAGCCCACACGAGGACAGAGGCGCTCGGCAGCCATTTCATAGCTCAGCCATCTGCTTGCTCCCGCCGCCATTTTATAATAACACACGCAACATACGAGATGCCGCTCAGCTCTCATCCAGATAATCCATCTTTTTACTATGTGAGCCCCTGCCCCAGACCCCCGGCTCACTAGGCGCGCACAGCCCTCCATATAACCCGCCATCTGCTGTAATGTGAGCCTCCCAGGAGCCTACAGCCGAGCTCCGCAGAGAACAAGCCCGCAGCTGTCTCACTACAGCCCAATTTGGAAGCGACATCCCGAGGGGAAAGCTCACGGGAGACACGAGACACGCTAGTATTCTCAGATAAAGAAAGCCGTCCTAGCTCCCCACACTGACATGACACACACTGCCGAGTACTTACGCCATGATGGTGCAGATGCCTGGTGCTGCCAGCGCCGCTGGGTGCTGCTGCCTTGCACTGGCCTGGGGAGGGGGATGCCGCTGGCcgctgctgccgctatacagcCATGGCTGGTGGCTGTGGTCCGCGCTGTTGGAGTGTTACAGGTCGAGCTCGTCACACAGTATACCAAAGGAATTCAACGAAGTTTATGACGGAGGAATGTACCGCGCTACACTATCTACGTCTTCTCCTTCATTACACCTGCAGACTGACGTGGCCGGAGCCGCGATCTTTCGCTATATACGGGCGCAGTGCTAAAAGTCATATCCCTCCGCCGGTATCATAGTGATTGTATTCCTCCGCACTACATTCCTGGAATTAGTGGGCGTGTCCTGCCGCGAGGCTTTATTTATGTCAGCAGCCGGAAGTCTGTTATAAATAGTGAGCGCAGgcctgtgtgtcatgtatgtatgaatgtatgtatgaatgtatgttaGTTACATGTGTGGCTGTCTGGGTATAATctacatattaaaaaataaagtcaTTTCACAATAATTCTTAGTAAattaatcacaaaacaatatttaGCAGGAATATTCTGTATAAATTGGACTCCGGTTTATGGTTGAGCATCAATCACATAAATACATCACAGGATGAAAATCAAATGCACACCCCCTGCCAAAGAATAGTTGTGtataaggccggggctccacgggccagaaacgctgcagaaaaccgtggagttttacagtacaggcaaagcggatgggattcaaGCAATGCCCATGCCCTCTGCAGTAAAAACCAGCATGCGGACTCGCCCGATTTCCAAAATCGGAGCgtgaattttggaaatcgcagaatgtcaattatatctacggaaaagctggTAGTttccccataaatataattgtaacagaaagtccacggaagaaaactgcaaactttctgtctaaagtgctgcgggaagaatggCGATGTGTTgccattgcgttttttcccgcagagctttattgctgtgggtcatcctgtgaggccttagtctaagggccccttcacacggcataagcgcgccgctcatttagacgcgtatacacgtgtccgagcgcggcgcttcaaaacagagaccATTGATTTTAAAGGGAAGAGTgagtatatcggcatatacgcacgcttcccattgaaatcaatgggttctgttttcaagcgccgcgctcggacacgtgtatacgcgtctaaatgagtggtgcgcttacgccgtgtgaaggggccctaacacacaGTTTTGGGCTTTTCCCACTAACAGCCAGGGAGATGCAGGGACTGTccaagggcccgttcacatggagtaaacgcgcatgtattttggcaaaatacacgtgtaaaaataagactcccattgacttcagtgacattttttacacatataaaatgtcattgaagtcgagcggagtcttatttttatacatgtatttttaccaaaatacatgcgcatttactccatgtgaacgggcccaaaCACTGCGTTTTTGCTGCGGTGTTTCCACCATGTGTGGCCCCAGTCTGTTTTATTACGAGAGGTTTCAGGCAAATTTATTGTATAAACTATTGTGGTATGGCCAAGTCCACCAGTGACACTACACTGCAGTGACAGACACCAATTCACTTCTCACCATTACATTGGGGTGACATGCAGGCGATGACTGTGACCTTTCATTGTAGTGCCAGGTTTATACAGATGACTAGTAATGACCTGGGATCAGCTCCAGGTTGTAGAAGAAGCCCAGCATGAAGTTTCACTCCTGTACATACACTTTGCCCCACATCTCGCAATGATCATTTTAACAACCTTCCATTTACACAGCCAACCTTTGTCTCCTGACCTAAATAACAAAGCCAAGTGTACCAAATGTGAGGGTCGCACAAAAATCTATTTTTCTTGTCTTTTCAAAAGGTTCAGATTTACACCGATGTTCCTGTTTATTAGACTGTAACTTTTATAATGACAAAAGGGAACACGAGATAAAGCACGGCAAAATGGAAGAACATTGATACAGACACGAGGCCTGACACATACATGGACACACATATAATTCCAACAAAAACatattggggtatgttcacatgggatGTACACGCAGTGGATTAGCATTTGCAAACTTGCCACTGACTAGTGTGCTGCATTGTACAGTCTTATCCACATGCTGTACAAAACAATAGCAGTTAGACAATGCAGAGTGACCTGTGGTGCAGGTTGTTTGATAGCATCCAGAGTTTTGCTACAGGTTTTCAGCAGCCGTTTGTGCTGCACaaaaaccccccccccacctaatttcagttttttttccacagtggaaTTTGGGACTTTTCCGTTGTGGGAAAGCAGAAGACATTCCCAATTTTCACATCCTACGTGTGCTAGCCGTATGTACTCTATTATTAGTGACAGTCACAGGTCGCCTACATTTACCCATTTGGTGGCCATCTTTAGTTAGATGCCATTCTGTCCTTGGAAGAAACACAAatgatacaatagatagatagatagatagatagatgatagatagatagatagatagatagatagatagatagatagatagatagatagatagattagatagattagatagatagatagatagatagatagatagatagatagatagatagatagatagatatgtttagTTACagacataaacactgttaccaaGCACTGTGCAGAGATCGGGATGTCCCAACGTCCCATTGCAGCAGTTCAGGTAAGGATTTGGGTCGGATTATCAGGGGGAATCTGTGAAAGACATAAACAGACACCGGTTAGGAGTATAATGGGTGAGTACTGAAGGGTCACCTGGAACAGAGGCACACACTCTTAGGTTAAGGCTccatttttctgttgcagatttttttttttttttttttgagccaaagtcaagagtggcttgaaaaggaataggaaatatataggaaactcttaaaCTTCTCTCTTATaccaaatccactcctggctttgggtaaaaaaaaacaaaaaaaacaaaacatcaaaacCTTCAACAAATATAAGCAGCTTTTTCCCAATATGGGGGTCAGTTTTAGGTTTTGGAGCTAATAAACAAAAGTTGTGCTGTAACTATGCATGAGGCTACTATAAAATGTTCTACAGTGCTCCCAgctttagggtgtgttcacacagcaaTTTCTAAAATGTATTCTAAACACTTTTGTTATGCGCTGAAATACACAACAAAGACACCTAGAGACAGTTTCCCATTGATCTAAATGGGAGATAAGCATCACTGTTCATACAACTGAaaagaccctgagccggtacagactgagcacccacagcctggagacggggcgacacaggcagacgtacaagccacgggagaacagactgtgccagcactgtgaccagggggccctagaagacgagacccacttcctgctacactgcaccaaatactcagctgtgagggccgtctacttccaaagactctctgcccacatcccaggcatcatatctgcagacaagaagagaaaactctacatcctgctgggagaagaggagtccactgtggagatcgctgcccaatatgtgtccacctacCACCAACTGAGGGGAGGATGGAACCCTATGGCCTCTTATACCCCCTAATCACCCCCAGacatttctgccccccccccccaattacccATTCACCACCAGACAtttctgctccccccccccaattaccCATTCACCCCCAGatatttctgcccccccccccaattacccACTCCCAACGCCCTGCCCGCTATACCAACCATTCCCTCTGGCACCAATAAAGCTCTCCCGACTTGCATTAATCTGATTggatgatgagaagaggaaattctacatcctactgggagaagaggagtccactgtggagatcactgcccaatacgtgtccacctgccaccaactaacAGAAAGATGAGACCCcgaagactattataccccaaatcaccccccccccccccaccctttatttgctttggcaatgccaaatatctattcggccgtgccaataaagcttctttgattgatATTAAAAGTGTTTTATATACCTGAACACTCCAAGTATGCTTGTTTACTATTCAATATGTATATTGCAGGTGTTTATACAGCTGAAAATGCTCCTGCAAAAAAGTAATACACAAAAAACTTCCCTGAGTTCAGACGCCTCCAACAAAGGGCTGCTCTGTGGTGCTATGTATGATACCATATGAATTCACACATGGGGAGGTTCAGCAAGACTGCAGAATCTTACCTCAAAACCCCACTTACATAAGGCCACCAATGATCCCAAGATGATACAGTATAGTCATGCTgtctttgggctagttcacacgtgaactgcccgcgcaggttttgacacagagagagacgcagcgagccgcgtctctctcttgtcaaaacccgcccgccgcgaccattgcTGTCGCggtttaaccctctgctgtcggctcaaatgaatgagccgacataggagggagctgccgggggcggaagccgcgcggctgagcctgcgcggcttccgcctgaagaaaggacatgtcctttcttttctccgctagcagcagctcgccgctagcggagaacagaagcccggcggtctccatagaccaccattataaggggaggttttggacgcaaaatccgctgtcaaaaacctccccttatactcacgtgtgaactagccctttggtAGCGGCATGCAGACAGGGTTTTAATAACAAGTCACCACATTATCAACTTGTTCTTGGAATTTCTACATTATACCCTAAAAATCAGATGAGAAGATCGTACACGACAGTGAGCATCGGCCATGTGATGGACATTTTGTAAAACACAGAGGAAGTTTATCAGCCCATGTACGCcaggttttttttacatagatgTAGGGTGTAATTGTGACACATCTTTGGCTCTGTCTTGCCCCAAACATCCACCACATAATTCATTATTTCCCTTGCTCACCACCTTTAGCAAATGTTATAAGGGTAGAGAGCAAGGTGGGCTGGGGAGACCTCTACCccacaaatttattataacttacCCCCCAAAAAGAATAATAAGTTACATAGAAAAGCTGTGCAAGTTCCTAACTAACACATATAACACACCATTCTAGtgcacctaatttattaagaaGTTGGAGCTCCTTAACAATACAGGTGCACCTTGCGTCAGtcagggactttttttttttttttaaggctggtGTAGTAATACTAGTCTTAACAAATCCATCACAAACAAATCACGTCtggtttcttaaagaggacctctcaccatctccaacaagtccCCTTGTTTATatcaattaaccccttaaggaccaggccattttttggtttcgcattttcgtttttccctcctcacatttcaagagccataactttttcatttttcagttcacagagtcacatgatggcttattgtttgcgggacaaattgtactttgtaatggcatcattcaatatgctgtgcaatgtactgggaagctggaaaaaaattcagaatgaggtgcaattggagaaaaaatgcatttgcgccattttcttatgggtttaatttttacagcgttcactgtttggtacaaatgacatgttacctgtgttctacgtgtcagtacgaacgcagtgataccaaatttatatagtatttgaaatgttttgatacttttaaaaaaatgataaactttgcaaaatagaaaaaaaattttgtgtcatcatgttctaacacctgtaactttttcatatttccatgtatggagctggttgtggtgtctttttatgcgggacaagatgacgtttctattgataccatttggggaaagatctgatggtttgatcactttttattcaattttttataggaggcaaagtgttgaaaaaaacgctttttggctgtttttattttttttgccgctacgccgttcgcagtacgggataaatgttttaatattctaatagttcgggcattttggagcgcggggatacctaatatgtttatgtttaatgttctttaattacttttatagctaatctagggaaaggggggtgatttgaacttttatattttttttatttttttaatacttttaaaaacttttttttttcttctgttacatttatgatcagaccccttaggtaccttgaaacctagggggtctgatcgctcatactattcactgcaatactacagtactgcagtgaatagcagaatcccagcacttctattagacgatgcctctggcatcgtctaatagatctcatgcagagacaagcctggaagccttcaataggcttccggctgtcatagcaaccgatcaccgccctcatgtgacgttcaggagggcggcgatcggggaaacatggcggcgcccatgccgcctgcgctgtttacacgctgcggtcgcgtttgaccgcagtgtgtaaagggttaacagcagcgatcggctcgggcaccgaccgctgctgttattggcaggtcctggctgtattatacagccggcatctgccgtgtatggagcgagctcagcgtgtgagctcgctccatacatccccatgcgacccatgacgtacagttacgtcaagggtcgctaaggggtgagtcgctgctccactgattttattgtagttggaattttctctctagcccccactgttcctgagcaaatactgctgttacttttggtgcctgatatactatttaggctctctactgtcaggctaagttcacacatagctttttgatcaggattttgaggccatatccgcctcaaaattctgaccaaaaagtcgcctcccattgaaatcaatgggagccgctcaggtctatTTTCaaggagctgtttcttccagctcctggaaaaaaagaagcgagatgctcgttcttcaggccgttttgtctCAAGATTTGgccagaagacactccctcctccggactaggccccttcattgggcctaatccggagtggagtgcgtggctagatgccgatgtagtgcaccggctttcagtcgcagctacctggcttctggtccagaacctgaggcgtcttccatctcaggttccggaccaataaactctgtctgaacttacacttcaggagggcggtgtcaggctggaacagacaaggggtgtgattctgaactctgacactagctgcctctgattggagctctgaatcacaatcCCCTGCCTCACATTACAGAGTTTAGGCAGCACACCAGACATcaaaactacctgtgcttgttGCACAGAATCGGTAAGAGCTAGAgagaaaactccaactgtgctggaatcagtgggcgACTATTCACAAATATGAAAAATTAGaaatggtggaagtggtgaaaggtcctctataatagTTTATTTTAACAGAATGTCAAAAATAGTCTTATTTTCCATTGTTCGAGATCTGTCAAcactcaagtctatgagggatccgtgaaaacaggcGTCCCGTGGATGCAAAATGGTTATTGCAACCATTTTTCACTGCATGAAATTTTAGCTTACCCTATAGTcacatcacactttttttttttttaaccttgttACACAGCCGCATTAACTCCACTGCATGTGAATATAGGCTATAAGTGATTCAAGAAAACCAGTGCTCCTTGAATGCAAGACAAATGTGAATAATGTACATACACCTTGGTCTTGTGACTGTAGGCTCAGGTGCTTACGGCGCCCTGTCAAACATCATTGTTTATATATGGAGACAGAGTTTCTAGATGTAGTGAGCAGCCATAGAATATTTACTATGAATATATTTACATTGCATGGTGGAATCAGTTTCCCTTTATATTTCTGaggcaggtaaaaaaaaaacaaaaaaaaaaccaaacatataaTTCAAGTATTTTATAATAGGGTTTCTAACATGCAATTCAGTGTATTTTTTCAATAGAAAAGGCTTTGGGAAAATGTCAAAACAAAAAAATGCCATACATAGACCAGACTGagaaaacacataaaaaacacaacaaaataaaaacaaaacggtttgtATAGAATTTCATAATTATACATCGCCTAAATGTGTTTTAGTTAGAAAATAAATAGTTTCTTGGAAGAAAAACTCAGCATTTCCAGAAAACGTCTTCAACTATCACGTAAAAGCCCAGAATGTCGCCATGTTATATTTATGTAATATTACAGCTCCTGGAATATGAAGTAACCAGCCCAGTCACTGCCCTCTCGCTTCCCTCTTTAGTAACAGTTTAACTTAAGAGGAACCATAAAGAAGAAGTCCTGCCCTAGGCCCCGCCATAGCGCTCACTACAAAGGCTTGCTCACATCCTAGTAACAGCCGTAGCGGCCGCGTGTATTATGAGAAAGCACGCGGCTCTGACGTCAGGCGGGAAAAATAACCGTGAACAAAGCGAGCGCCCGGCCTTTAGTTCTCCAGATCAGGCGCCGAGCGCGTGGACACTTGCAGGTGATTGGTTGGCAAGGACGGCGCCCAGAACattgctgctctgtgattggctagaGTCTGGTGAGCCTCCGTGATCACGCAGAGCGCACACAGCACAAAGGCGCGTCCTGTATTCGCTACAGCTGAGGGGGGAGGGGAATGTTTGGCTGTGAGGAAATTCCTGTCGGGCCGGCTCAGCTGTGCAGTGTCTGTGCTGAGAGACCTCATGAATCATAACACACACACAAGCCATGTATAATCTTCATGTACAGCTTGGAAACATATT contains:
- the ATF4 gene encoding cyclic AMP-dependent transcription factor ATF-4, whose amino-acid sequence is MSLLSEEMLLGDFLSPFNQSFLAAEEGLGLLDDCIEVPGYLPLHGLSSDKAKNGVSDLLPLEESLGSFQGDAFSGMDWMVEKMDLKEFDFDSLLGMEDLESTVSPDELMATLDDSCDLLEDPPLPVVFGQYVPTPDKISLVRPSLEADQVAPMSPNSIKSEVSSPDHSFILDVGSEVDVAEEDKRSSAAYTLETVKCEKEDSSDNDSGIYMSPSYLESPQHSPTSSLEYPSSVQSSPSSPVSERPKPYDLPSKDREVSAKVKTVGQPKVDKKKKKMEQNKTAATRYRQKKRAEQDAISSECRELESKNDILKEKADSLAKEIQYLKDLIEEVRKAKSKRANSS